CTCCCGCCGCTCGGCCCCTTCAGGGTTGTGCCGCATCAGCGTGCACCGTACGTTGCCAGAGATATGCGCGTCCTCATCACCGGCGCCGCCGGCTTCCTCGGCTCCCACCTCTGCGACCGTTTCCTGGCCGACGGACACGAAGTCGTCGGCATGGACGACTTCATTACCGGCAGTCCGGACAATATCGCCCACCTCATCGGGCACCGAGCCTTCCGCTTTGTCGAGCACGACGTCACTGAATTCATCTACGTGGAGCGGCCGCTCGATGGCGTCCTCCACTTCGCCAGCCCGGCCAGCCCCGTCGATTATCTGGAACTGCCCATCCAGACGCTCAAGGTAGGCAGCCTCGGCACCCACAAGACGCTGGGCCTGGCCAAAGCCAAGGGGGCGCGCTACCTGCTCGCTTCCACTTCCGAGGTATACGGCGATCCGCAAGTCCATCCTCAGCCCGAATCCTACTGGGGGCACGTCAATCCTGTGGGGCCGCGCGGCGTGTACGACGAGGCCAAGCGCTTCGCCGAAGCCATGACCATGGCCTATCACCGCTATCACGGCGTGGACACGCGCATTGTCCGCATCTTTAACACCTACGGCCCCCGCATGCGTCCTTCCGACGGCCGCGTCGTTTCCAACCTCATCGTGCAGGCGCTGCGCGGGGAGCCGCTGACCGTCTATGGCGACGGTTCCCAGACCCGCTCCTTCTGCTACGTAAGTGACGAGGTGGAGGGCATCTATCGCCTCTTCCTTTCCTCGTACGTCGGCCCGCTGAATATCGGGAACCCCGACGAATTCACCATTCTCGAGCTGGCCCAGCGCATCCGGGAGCTCACTGGCACGCAAGCGGCCATCGAGCGCCGGCCCCTGCCCGTGGACGACCCCAAAGTTCGCCGCCCCGACATCACGCTGGCCACGCGTGAACTGGACTGGCGCCCTGCCGTTTCGCTCGAGCAGGGGCTAAGGCAAACCATCCCGTATTTTCAGAAGTTGGTCGTGGAAAGGGGGGCCGTGGCGCGCCCGCTCTAGCTGCTAGCCGACGCTGGACTCGACCCGCCGCCGCTCTGTAACCTCTACGGCCCGCAGATCAAGCTCCATTTGCAGCAACTCCACGCCCGTGCCCCGCGAGAGCAGGTGCGCCGAATGCATGCGCTGCGCATCCAGCTTCTTCGTGCCGATGACCAGCTTCTGCACTCGTTGCTGTGCCGCAACCTGGGGCAGGTCGCGGCCAGTTCCCAGCACCGGCACACCGTGCACCAGGCACCCCGCCTTGCCGGGATCATCGTCCAGGAAGCCGATCGGCTTGAGGCCCAGCTCGGGGTTGCCTTGCAGCTCGCGCAACACCAGCTCGCCCGTTCGGCCTGCGCCATAGATCAAGGTTCGAGAGCCCGCGTGATCCAGAGAGATCCGAACCAGATCGAGCCAGCGGAACGAGGCGCGGGCACCAGCGGCGAGCAGAACCACCAGCATCCCGTCGATGACGAAGACCGCGGGCGAAACTTCCCCGCCCTGGAAGAATAGCATCACCGGCGCCGCCGTGAGCAACGCCCCCACTACTGTGGCCTTGACCAGGCGGTGCAGGTCCGGGATGCTGCTCTGGTGCCAGAAACCGCGATATACGCCGAACAGTCCAAAAGCCATCAGCTTGCCGGCCACCGCCACCGCGACCGTGCGCTCGAACAGCGCCGTCTGCGCGGGCGGCAGCACAGTATCGAAACGCA
This genomic interval from Gemmatimonadota bacterium contains the following:
- a CDS encoding SDR family oxidoreductase; this encodes MRVLITGAAGFLGSHLCDRFLADGHEVVGMDDFITGSPDNIAHLIGHRAFRFVEHDVTEFIYVERPLDGVLHFASPASPVDYLELPIQTLKVGSLGTHKTLGLAKAKGARYLLASTSEVYGDPQVHPQPESYWGHVNPVGPRGVYDEAKRFAEAMTMAYHRYHGVDTRIVRIFNTYGPRMRPSDGRVVSNLIVQALRGEPLTVYGDGSQTRSFCYVSDEVEGIYRLFLSSYVGPLNIGNPDEFTILELAQRIRELTGTQAAIERRPLPVDDPKVRRPDITLATRELDWRPAVSLEQGLRQTIPYFQKLVVERGAVARPL